From the genome of Polycladomyces zharkentensis:
GAATGCCTTGTTGCACCAGATAACGTTCAAAACGGTGCAATTGCTTGCCGAAATAATATTGGATCAGCTTATCCAGCGAATGGAAACGATGCAGGATATTTTTGTCCCCTTCGCGGAATCGGCAGTAATAGCCGCTTGTCGGATGCCGGGTGATGCGAAAGATGCCGAGGCCCAAGCTGCCTCCACTGGGCTTGAGATAGACCATTTGGTGCCGGTTCAGCATCTCCTGAATTTGATTGATGGAAGGGCAGAGGGCGGATTCGGGGATGAATGGAGCCGTTAGCGGGTGATTGTGGAGCAATTCATGGATGGACCATTTGTTGAAAAATCCTTGGTTGAAAACCCGGCAATCGGTCAACGATTTCAACCGGTTCAGGCATTGTTGGACGTGAGGCAGCGATTCGGATTTGCGATTGGGTACACGTTCGTAAATCACGTCGGGGAAAGGAGACGTCAGGCGTTCCCAGTGGTAGTGTCCCGACTTGTCTTTTCGAAGGAACCAACCATTGATAACGCCGCGCTGCCAATCGATCATTTCGGGAGTGAAAACATAAAAGTACGGTTTTTCATCCTGTCCGGCGACGAGGAAGTTGCGAAACAACTGTGTTCGGCTGCCGAATGGTGAAGTGATGGAGCCGGTAAAACCGGTTGTCAGGATGGCGAGGACCGGTCCCAATTTGATGCATCGGTTTTGGAAAGTGACCCGTACCTCGCCAAAGTAAGGTATACTGAGCTGTCGGGCGGTCGCAACCGGAAGATAAATGATCGGTGCACGCCGCCTGATGCTGATCACCCGCGTGATCAGCATTTTGTTTCCCAAGGAGATTTTGACGGATTGCCCGTTGTTGCATCCCCATTTTTCCATCAGCGGTTGTGTGAGGATGACGGCTTCGGTTGGGGCATTGGATAAAGGAAGTATGCGGCAGATAATGGAACTCATAGTGACCCTCCTACTTGCCCGTCCAACAGAGCCCGGGCATATCGCATCGGTAACTCAATGGAACGGCGTCGGATTTCTTTCTCACCGGTCAGCAGGAAAACGCTGCGCCCCGGTTTGGAATTGACCTCCAACAGCCAGACACGGCCCTGGGGATCGACACCGACGTCCAAGCCCACTTCCACCATGCGACCGTGTCGCGACTCGATCCGTATCGGCACTTGCGTAGACAACCATTGCAATTTCTCGAGGATATGTGTACGAAGTTCCGGGGCATAGTGGCGGGAAAAAAACGCTTCGGCCTTAACGGCTTTTCCACCCCCGTGAAGATTGGACGTCAGTGTTTGTGGTTTGCCCACGCGGACAGCCATGCCGGTTTGGACCCAATCTCCTCTTTCTCCTTTTTGCATCAGGATCCGGACGTCGAACGGTCGGCCATCTTTGGTACATAACGGCAGATACGGTTGAACAACATAGCGGGAGCCGTGAGTGAATCGTGATATCCACTGCTCCATTTGAGAGCGATTGGCCAAACGGTGATCAAACGTCTGATTGCTGCGTGTACGACCGCGCACGCGAATCCCGTCTTTTCCGGGGAGGATGGCCGCCACTCCTTGACCGTGACTGCCGCCGTTGGGTTTGATCACCGCGGAACGGTAGCGCCCCAGGATCGTGTATAAATCTTGCATGGTCGTAAGACATCGGGTTTCCGGAAGATGAGGTCGAAGATCGGGATC
Proteins encoded in this window:
- a CDS encoding YheC/YheD family endospore coat-associated protein, which produces MNGDQVKTPTLGITVCKTRGTPPFHETAYFKQLTREGQKLGIRVIVFCPKDVDWARRSVSAWRYSVRRGQWIAACYPLPMLIYDRCYYSNTRHYLEYKPYVNKLATDPQIRLLGRPLGGKWQTYTFLAEDPDLRPHLPETRCLTTMQDLYTILGRYRSAVIKPNGGSHGQGVAAILPGKDGIRVRGRTRSNQTFDHRLANRSQMEQWISRFTHGSRYVVQPYLPLCTKDGRPFDVRILMQKGERGDWVQTGMAVRVGKPQTLTSNLHGGGKAVKAEAFFSRHYAPELRTHILEKLQWLSTQVPIRIESRHGRMVEVGLDVGVDPQGRVWLLEVNSKPGRSVFLLTGEKEIRRRSIELPMRYARALLDGQVGGSL
- a CDS encoding YheC/YheD family endospore coat-associated protein; protein product: MSSIICRILPLSNAPTEAVILTQPLMEKWGCNNGQSVKISLGNKMLITRVISIRRRAPIIYLPVATARQLSIPYFGEVRVTFQNRCIKLGPVLAILTTGFTGSITSPFGSRTQLFRNFLVAGQDEKPYFYVFTPEMIDWQRGVINGWFLRKDKSGHYHWERLTSPFPDVIYERVPNRKSESLPHVQQCLNRLKSLTDCRVFNQGFFNKWSIHELLHNHPLTAPFIPESALCPSINQIQEMLNRHQMVYLKPSGGSLGLGIFRITRHPTSGYYCRFREGDKNILHRFHSLDKLIQYYFGKQLHRFERYLVQQGIRLIKYEGRPVDFRVHMHKDKSGQWQVVGIGTKVAGFGSVTTHVRTGGQLLSTSTLMQKIFGDEEQYVKEAIHEASIRIAQVLEEQIDGPLGELGLDIGVDRNHQVWLFEVNAKPGRHIFLHPDLRDAGRKSARYITEYSLRLANFV